Genomic window (Tenrec ecaudatus isolate mTenEca1 chromosome 16, mTenEca1.hap1, whole genome shotgun sequence):
GGCAAGTGGCTCTTCGCTGGCGCTACAGTTGCACTGGGGAGGACCTACTGGTTGACCTTCTCAAAGTATTCTTTGGAAGCATTCGGGCTGGGCTTGATCTGAAGAGAGAAAAAATTGGGTAGCTGTTGActttttttattatcattttcttgggggcctgtacaacttttatcacaagccatccatccatccattatgtcaagcagctGTTGACTTTTTAAGTTACAGTTACAGGTCTGCTTCCTTAGAAAATATATGGATGAAAGTTCTGAGTAAACCTCCCACCCCAAGCATCCTAGCAGCCATGCCTGTCCCACCCAGCGCCACCCCATCTGCATCTTGCTTCAAGGAAGGGCTGTGGTGCAGGCACTCCAGGCTAGCCGCCTATGAACCCTCGAGCCCATGGTTTCTGGACACCGAGCCTACCGTTGGCGAGTCGGGCGTCCAGTTGGCTGGGCAGACTTCTCCATGGGCCTCCACAAACTGGAAGGCCTTCACCAGGCGAAGGGTCTCTTCCACGCTCCGGCCCACTGGGAGGTCATTGACACTCAAGTGCTTGATGATTCCATTGGGGTCGATGATGAAGAGACCCCTGACATCAGAATTGAGTCTCTGTTAGCCTTTTCCAGCAGCCTCCTTAGTACGGCAGCTATAAGGTTTCAAGGgccacacaccaggcttaggagccctggggatgcagCAGTTAAGCAGCCTGGCTGCTCACTGaaggctaatgggtttgaacccacTACCAGGCTCTGAtgtcagcagtctgcttccatccagATGACTGTAAAGAGCCTGGGAAGGCCTGTGGGACAGTAGCTCTGTTCTGTCCTAgaagttgctctgagtcagattgactcagcagcagtggtCTGTGTAAAGAGGGATGCCTTCCCGGTCAGGGTGCTTTCTAGAGCTACACCATGGGGAAAAAATGCAGCCCGACATGTCCTGTTCACCAATTACCAACTGGGCGCCGAAAATCGGGTGAGTATTCTACGAGTCACTGAACTAGGGAGAGCGAGGACCTCCTGGGTCACTAGTGATCTGGGAAACATTCTTTCAGCAATCACCACCAAGCCTGGCCACAGAGCTGTGTTTTATctgccttcaacaaatatttactaacGGAGTGAATTCTTGGTGAATGAGGTGAAATCCCATGGGAGAAATCTCTGCAGAAAGAATGTACTGGCCTTAACCCTCAGCAGAGCAGAGCTCTACAGAGAAACCACACCCCTTCATCTCAGCACCCAGCAGCCACACAAGGAGGTGACCACGTAACACACGTACATCTGGGGAGGGATGCAAATACAGTTAACCAGAAGTTAAGGCAGTGTGGGCACACCGGTGCTAATTAGCCATGGAACAGGCAAAGTTGGAAAACTTTCACCAGGAAAGCAGgagtttccccttccctccctgggcCCAGCACTTGGAGGTCCATGCTTTTGGCACTGATCAGCCCTGGTGCCTGCTCCTGGGGCAGGGCCCGGCCCTGAGCCTCCATCACACAGAAGTAGCCACAGGCAGAAGGCAAGCCTTCTCTTATAAGCCAGGCAGCCTTGCCCCCTGGTCAACCCTAACACCCTGAAATAGGTATGGAGGGTGACCTCCCAGGAGAAGGGGCCAGCACTGGTGTCTTTTCTCTGCTGTCAGTGGATCAAAGGAATCCTGCCAGTTCCTTGGAGTCAAAAGACCCTTGTTCTAAGGCCCTCCCCAGCACCTAAATTCCAGGTGGAAGCCAAGAACAGCGTAGCCAGTGCTGCCCCACAAGAAAGATCAGGTAAGCTGGCTTACTCCATCAGTCCCTGCAAACCTGGGAAGCCAACCCAGCtggcccttcctcctcctcctcctcctccctcagtggCCAAGAAGCTGCCAGCTCTGAGGGCTGGGTTCTGAGCACCCTTGGAAGGCTGTAATTGGACATGAGGCTGCTGAAGACTCGACATACGTCATACTCAGTGGAATGAAGGGTTAGCACAGGAGGGCGTGGGGACAGAAGTGACATTGGGGTAGGGGAGCTAATAAGCCAGCAGGCCTCAGGACCCTCACAATCGGACCTTGCTTTAGCTGTGGGAAAATGaggcagggtgggagggaggagacccTCAAAGCGGTCACATAACTTGCTCATACACCCATCTACTACGCAGCGGTTTTGTTTTGAAAAATCTACCCCAGGTCTGTCGGCTTGATCCGGGGCTCCATCCCCCCTGGTCTGATGGCCTTGCTGTGGGCAGAGCGGTTCACAGTCAagactgtgggtgggtgggggagggagggaggagcgccaGCAAGGAGACAGAGCCGGGTGGTGGAAGGGCCACCGCCAGAAGCATTTCAGGAAGTCTGGTTACCCTCGAAGGAGATTACAATGAAggttttttaaatgatttcccAAAGCCCGTATAAATTCCttaggaagtaggaatgatgctCAACATGGAAACCAGCTTGAAGGTCCACATCAAGTGGCTCTTACCTCAGGGCCAGGCCGGGGCTTTCTAAGAGCACGCCATAGTCCCGGGAAATCTGCTTTGTTAAATCCGACAGGAGCGGGATATTCATGTGGCCCAGACCGCCGTTCTAACGGAATGCAAAGAGGCCGCTGGTTACACCACATGGCTTCACTTCCCTGGCCACGAAATACAATGTTCAAGACCCCAACAGTGGCCATTGGTCACAACTGGACAACGGGTTGGGCAATGTGCTGAGCTCTTTCTGTGGTCTCATTCTGTCTGGGCAGCCACCTAGCCACAGATACAGCtgtattgtttccattttttcacagataagcaagatgaggctctctaactGGCCCCAGCTCACAGCTAGAGAGCGGGCAGAGGCAGCTAGACTACAGGGAGGGGCCCCAGTGacactgttgggctgctaaccacagggtcagtggttcaactccaccagcggctccttgggagaaaaatgaagttatctacccctataaagatttacaaagcctaagGATCCCTAgacagggctgctatgggttggaattgacttgatggcagtgggtttcctaCAGGACTGAGTGTTTCATGCTGTCTCCCACAGGACAGCTATGGGTGGGACTTGCCTGGAAGACAATGGGTTTGTCACCACCGGGCTGGGTGCTATggtccacagggcagctctgagtAGGAGTGACTCCACAGGACCCAAAGACACCATGACCTTTCTGTTCCaattctagagcagcggttctcaacctgtgggtcgcaacacctttgggggtcacacgaccctttcacaggggtcacccaattcataacagtgcaaacttacagttatgaagtagaaataaaattaattttatggttggggggggggtcaccacaacatgaggtactgtatgaaagggtcatggcattaggaaggttgagaaccactgagcctttttttttttttttttggccaggcacatttgttgccctcatcattctcaaaacatttgctttctacttgagtccttggtatcagctcatttttcccctccctccccgcccccctctctcatgaacccttgataatttgtaaattattattgttttgtcatgtcttacactgacgtctcccttcacccacttttctgttgtccgtccaccagTCTAGAGCCTTTTAAGGACTGATTCTCAAGCACAGAAACTGAAGAGTAACCCAAGGCCCTTTGAATAATCAAACGAGAGTCCAGCAGCGTGGTTAGTCATTTTGAGTGTCAGAAGAATGTTTTTAGGGAAGAATATCGTAACTAGGCAGAACACAGGGGTGAGAGCACCTAGCACCCCACCTACCCGCCCCCTAATTGAGGCAGCATGTGGAATACAGGAGGTTCCCCTGTGGGCTCTCCATGGCCAGAGTGTCCTGAGAAGCAACGGCTACCGGCTCCACTCTCGTCTCGGGGAGCAGACAGCAAAGGGCGACAGTAAAGGGCGATGTCGTACCTTCCGGGGGGTGTTGATCCAGGCGAGGTGGCTAAAGTGCGAATCCACCGAGACAGCCACCACCTCACAGTTGACATCGTGAAATTCGTTGGCTTTGTCACTGAACGCAACGATTTCTGTGGGGCACACAAAGGTGCTGGAGAAAAAAGGGCAGACATTCTTATCAAGAGACTTTTGAAgtgacaattaaaaaaacaacaaaaaacgacTTAAGACAGGCACAGAAGGTGGTCAAAAGCTAGCTCCATGAGCAGCAGGATGCCAACGCCCGCCCTCCAGTGGAGGGCTAGTTTCACCCTGGGGGAAAAGGACTCTTTCCATTaacggggagccctggtggcttatgaGTTGggtgctagccataaggtcagtagctcaaagccaccagctgctctgagggagacggGGCTTTTACCCCcggaaggatttacagtctctgaaacccatagcAGGTGGTTTATGAGCCAGaaatgactggatggcagtgtgttttccattcccttttcacCTAAGACTCTAtcaatgagggaggggaagtacACAGATTCTAAGACTAAAGGAAAATTTACATAAATGTAAATTCGAGAGGAAAaaattccccccacccctaaaAAAAAGCCACCATCTTTATATTCTTTTCTCAATTTCCTCTGAGACCAGGGAAAACTTCCCTTAGGCTAATGTGTGGGAGCCTCATCAGAGGCAGCCAGATTCGAACCCAATCAGTGAAAGGTGAATAGTTCCACCCCCTACCTTTACCACTTGTGAGTGAGATACTGAGGCCACCTGTGGCCAGTCCACAAGGCCAGTCACCAGTGGTGAAGGGTTGTAAGAACCCTCCCTGGACAGGAGTACCCCTCCAAGCAGAGGCAGGTGGTCCCAGCAGGAAGCAGGGGTGTGCTTGGACGCAGAGCGATGATGGAGCAGCAACACTTACAAGTCCAGAGGATAGAAGAAAAGCACCAAGTATTTTCCCCTAAAGTCATCGAGGCTCAACTCTTTGAACTCTCCGCCGACGACGGCTGTCCCCTTAAAATAGGGGGCGTGCTGCGTGACGGCAGGGGCGAGGTACGAGGAGCCTGCAAAAGCCACATCCGGGCACCGATCACCACGTGCggaatccaaagcccatctggttcTACTTAAACCCCGCACCATCACTCATGAGTATCCGTGATTAACAGGGGCCCTGGGCTATAGTGTGTTCAGTGGTTGGctgtgggttcaaacccaccagtggctccgagTTGAGAAAgctgggcagtctgcttccataaggacagccttggaaacgcaccggggcagttctacccagtcctccagggtcactgtgattcagaactgacttgtCAGCACAcaacataaatcaagtcaaatGGCTCAGACCTCAATTGCACATCCTTGATAGTCAGTAATCGCTTCCTGTCCACAGTGCTAGAATGCATACCGATTTCATTCAAGTAACACCGAAACTAAAATGAGCGAGGCGGAACACGGtagggaaggggcagggaggtCTGGGAGAGATTCTGAATGTGGCACAGGTTTGCCGGGGCCAGGGCGGGCAGGGCAAGTGGCCCCGGGAGTACAAGCAGGGCAGCTGTGTGCAGTTCATGGCAAGGTTTGAGGGAAGCAGTGTGGTGGGCCCAGCTGCAGGATTGGAAAGCAGGCAAGGACAGGGCCAAGGCCATGCTGAGAGGGCCCCAAGTACCAGGGAGGGGCTTAAAGGGGAAGCCAATACAAGACAGCTGTGTTTCAGCAGATTAGGCTGGCAGGGGAGCCAGAGGTCCCAGAGGGGTGGTGTGCCTGATGGGGGAGGCGATTCCTGTTATCTCTGTGAGGGGGGGGCAAAGGTTTGGGTGTGGCCGAGAAGATGAGAGAAAGCGATGAAGAATGAAGCAAAACTGGAGAGAACTTGTGTCTGCCTGGGACTGTGGCACAAAGGGTCCCAGTGTCACAATGCCCGGTTTCAGTGGTGGGACGGCCTGGAACACAAACAGGGTAGACCTCGGAGATCTGAGCAGTTTGGGTTCCAGACCAGGGCACTCAAACAAGTCACACACGTTTTCTGGTTTCTCAGTGTAGAGGAAACATATGTTTACACTGTCCTGCATCTATTAGGTGTGTAATGGTAACATTGTAAAGAGTCTGAACTACCTTTGGCAACAATCCCGGCACTAGAGATACAAAGTGAGTTCATGCTGCTGGGAAAGTGGCCCCGGCATGCTTGTTCAGTGCAGGGTCGCCACAAACCTTCCATTTTGTTGAAAAACAAAGTACACCTCATGTGAACCTCATCAAAGCATGGTGAGCGGAAACAAGGTCTGGctggacctggaagcctttagagTTTTGAGGGAGCAAAAACTGGACACTTTTTAGCTTCCACAACCTGGGGCTAAACAGTTACATTGTAAATGCGGACTTCCTCAAAGGCAGGATCAATGAAAAGGAGTCATTTTCAAACAGGAGTCCTGATCAGAACCAGATGGCAGCAGAGGCCATGTCCTAAAAGATGGGCATGGACATCACAAGATACAGCTACAATCCCCAATATAGCAGAGTGGGTCCCACTAGGGCCGTCGGGCTCCTCAGGGTCGTCTGCAGCCAGGGACTGTGACTAACCCCCTTTAGGGGTGCTGCTCAGCACACTCGGGTATTAGACACCCTTACACACGTATCAAGTTCAGATCCACGCAGGCCCCTTAATGTGGTGGTGGTAGGTGTCACCAAGTTGGTTTTCAACCCACGGTGGCCCCATGGACagggaactgccccacagggtttattCCAGGCTGTCAGCGGGAAGGAAGCAGATTGCTGggcttttctcccgtggagccactgggtgagtttgaactgccaacttactggttagcagccaagcacttaaccactgttccTGCCCAGAGGACCCAGAAAGGTCCGGCAAACCAACAAGAGAACGTGACGTGCACACAGCACTCTGGGCCCCAGGTAGCTGTAGgaaaacacagaacaaaacaaatgCCAGATCTCACCCCCACAATCCCATTTGCTGGTGACACTGGGGTTCTGCTATATTCTACAAAAGCTCCCCAGGTAGGCCTAAGCAGTCAGGCTCCCCCCCTGGTCCAGAGATGATGATGATTTCATGTTTCCCTGACCAGAGGGGTCAACTAAGACATGGAACTACTTACTGGTGCTGAAGGCGCATCTTGCTTGCAGGGACTCAGTGCACAACACATTTGTCAAAAACTTTCTTCCCGAGGTGGTGGGCCTACAGGCTGTGGAGGCAGACAAGCCCCATGGGATGGCACTGACATGTCGGGCCACCTGGGAAGAGAACCAATTTCTTTTAGGAAATGTTTCTgggctgggtgtgtgtctgtggggggggggggggtagtgggggGTGGACGTTGTTGGTTTCAAAGGGTATTGCTAATGCGCACGGTGTCCTTAGCTGTCCTAGAACCAAATACCACCCCCCAAGTACAGAGCGTCTCTCTCTGTTCTTCACGTGTGCTGCTTCCTTCTGCTCCCTGAATGCAGGGCAGAGGGGCTCAAGACCAAAACGACAGGGTCTGAAATAaacgtgggggtggggtgtgggggcagCTGGCAGACCCAGTGCATTTCTGCCTTTTACCAGTACTATCGGCTGGGCATGTTCTCGTCTGTTTACCCAGCAAAGAGGAGGTCTAGCCCCAAGCACAAGCAAACTCTCGGGGCAAAGTTCAGCCTTTGGGCAAGCTTGCATTGGGCTCAAGGGAAGCGTTTGTTCAACTTCCACATCCAACGTGACTCACGGAGGAGAACGGATCTGTGCAGAAACCCACCGCAACAAAGGGGTCGGGGTGGCAAGCTTTGCCCGAGATAAGCCGAGAAACAACAGCTACGCCAGCCTGAGAGGatccgggtggggtggggtgggggtggggacgggcAACCGCGTCTCCGTTACTTTACTCTGCATGTCTCCGTCTACTTAAGCGGCAATCCCGCACTGGGCATCGTTCTTTACAACTTATATGGAAAGTAAACTGAGGTTCCGAAAGGCGAAGTCACCGTCCAAGGCCACAGCCAGCTACAGATCCGGGCCCGGGAGCCCAGGCGCCCACCTCCAGGGCCAGGTGCTTGAGCGGACGGGGGACCAGGGGTCGGCGATCGGCGACTCTAGGGCGAGCGGCTGCGGAGGGACAGCGCGGAGGGCAAGTGGGGGTCGGCAAGGGTCGTCTGCGCAGGCGCAAGGGTGCCCTCCCCGGAGGCCTGTTAGCCGCTGACCCCTTGAGACGGGTGCATGTCTCCGAGGCCGCGGGAGAGCGGGACACGTCCGGAAGGCACGTGCCCAGAGCCACGGCGGGGTCCCCACACCTGTCCCCCGCCGACAGCCACTCACCGAGGACCTGAGTAACCTTCCCGCGGCGGCCGCCATCTTCAGTCCGCGGAGCTAGCGCGTGGCGGGCGAAGGGGACGGGGCGTGGCCAGCGGCCAGGGGCGTGGCCAGTGGTCAGGGGCGGGGTCTGTCTGTAGCTCCACCGACTTCCCGTCTTTTGGGGTTCCAGGGCACAACCCTGGAGGACAAGTCCCGCAATGGCTTCTGCGGGGTTGATTGCTTTGGGAAAGTACTCCCTGTCTTCTTCTTTGGCGCTTCGACCAAAAAATCCAGGTGGGAATCTAGATTGGACCATATCTGCTGCTGATAGTGGTGTGATGGGTTACACGTTAGGCTATGAAGtcggttcgaaaccactagccgctctgtgggagaaagatgaggcttcctactcccataaggagttacagcctccgaaatccccaggggcaggtctaccgtggcctattgggtcgctatgagtcggaatcgactggcTGGCAGTGTTTGTTTTATTGAGACTTTATATATTTGTGGCttagaagtccctgagtggtgctaGCCGTTTGGCATCTATTACTAACCACCCAGCAGCACCCGGAAGAAATGCTGGCGAATGGCTTTCGTAAGGAGGGCAgccaagaaaggcctggggaggtGGCCAAGCAGGAATCACTGGCTTTGATTGGGTGTGGGTTAGTGTTTCCACCATTTCTGCAAAACGCCTCTCTGGTCGGACCTCTGTTTTTCCCCCTCAAATACACTAAATAATTCATGCCATTTCGGGGCGGGCTGTGGGTCCTGCGGCCTGTACCGGGGCTGCCTGCGTTCTTTCCTGTCTCCTCCCCTAAGCTACTACTGTGCGGGCTTTGGTCTGACCTGCCCTACTGTGGCTTCTGCTTTGGAAGAGGATGGGATCCGTCAAATAAGTTTGTGAAATTCTACATCACCTTAACTGGGTCCATCACGTGCCCACCGAGAATGTGCAGGTGCATTTCCCAGAGAGGTCATTGGATCTTCTAGGAAAGGACCTGAAAGGGAAGAATTACTCCACGATCGTGAACAACCTCTTGAAACTCATCTCTGTGGAGGCAGTTCCAAAAACGTGCAGATGGTACAGTCCTTATCACGTGCAGAAAGAAGGCTGAAAGCATGCGGTGGGACTGTCTGCCTCCGGGTGAGAAAGAatgcaaggaaaaagaaaagccttCCCACGACAGGGAAACAGATCCAAGGGAGGGATGAATGAATGTCCTAAAGAAAAGTTATGAAGATGGAGATGATGATATGAGGGAAACCATTAACAAAGCCTGGGTAGAGTGAAGAGGGAAGCAAGCCAAAGGAGACACAGAATTCTGAGGTGGTCAGAACCTTTGGGGAGCTGCGATGTGGCAATACCAGTGTTccaaagaggggctggtggtgATCTGCACAGATAACGTTCGACATGTCCAGTTACACAGCCAAGCAAAAGCAATGCTTCTTTATTTCCTACAGGAGGATTTGTTTAAATAAAGTATGTTTATTAAcgcaaaaaaattttttcatgcCATTTCAGTTAACTAATAAATGAGCTGCTCAGTGGTGAGCCTGgtctgagggggcttcaaagactggcgggaaaatggaatgaagaggTCATAGagcctttgaagccccctcatactttAAAATAAGCTCTTCCCACGCAGATTTAGCATCCAGCCCTGGCCTCATTGTTGGAAAACAGACCAACTGCCTTGTCTCAGATGTCAAACACCAGTCAGTCCATCCCCAAAGGACGGACTCCGTGTCTCAAATCACCTGCATACGGGTTAACATCTTCTGGAATGGACTCAGGAACCTGATGGTACAGTGAGTTTCAcaatgggctggtaaccacaagaccagcggtttgaaaccaccagccgctccaaaggagacagaagaggctttctgtgTCCATTATGATTCACAGCCTCAAaacccccagggccagttctactctgcctagtAAGGTCATTTTGTGGTGGAATTGGCTCACTAACAGTATTTGGCATTTGAGTTTTTTTAAGTGGGTTCACTTTTGAAAACGGAAGTTATGGCCTTGGTTTTCTGTATGGTCAAGCAGGGATGATATGAATACCTTCCTCACGGAGTTGTTGGGAGAAGTAAGAACATTTTCCGAGTGCTTCTCCAAAGTACATTGAGGAATAAGTACGTCCGCAGAGTAGTTTGCAATGTCAGCAGGCTCACAGTGCTGGGACAGCCGGTTAGATGAATGAAACAGAAGGCCAGGTTGGGTGCTCTGACAGGTTAGAAAAAGAGAGTTCTGTGCTTAATatcattgaatgatggattgttataagatttgtgagcaccccctcccccagtaaaatgattaattatttaaaaagaaaagaaaaaatgtgaGGTACTGTTATGCTTGTACATCTGCTTGATGAATAAAAGATGGTCCtgaccaatttaaaaaaaagaaaaagagttcaagaaaggCTTCACCGAGAAAGAAGATGCTCTGGAAGTAGATGAAGTCTGTGATTGTGGAAGGTGGTGGGAGAGGCGAAGAGGGTGGCTAGAAGGATTTGGTTACTTTTCCCCTTTAGGGTCACTCTGACTGATGAAAGGAGTCAACAGTAATTTCTGATTTATGATGGGTCCAATGCCGTCACACGTTTAGTTTCCTCACAACACTTTTAAGCAAGTCCTGTTTCTTAATGCATCACCCCCAAGAGATACCAAGGCTTGGGAAAGTTTAATAACCTCAGATTGGATGATTTGACTCATCTTTTGCCCAGTGGTGTgagtcaaataatttaacaacccgTTCGGTGCCTGTGTTAGTCAGAgttgactagagatacaaattcacagacactcatatgtatataagaaagagttttatataaaagagcaattgtatattgaaaaaacatcccagtctagtccagatcaagtccatgagtatgctactagcccatatgtcctatgccagtctataaattcctcttcgggCTCATgcaacaatgatgccgaatatgggaagatcacaggccagtgggtggaaagtcttgtggatccagtgacagtggaagtatctcagcgctggtgtgggtctccatgtggctcctccagctccaggactctggctccactagtgtagctccatgtgacttgtcaacaggaatgtctcccagggagagtaagtgtcctgcctccagcaagtaagacaggagttcccagaatcctcaggagaaggccatgcccacacagagggaccattggctatgacctggttgacagggtagactccaccccttcgcttatgttgacagattacgtaactgccacattgccctaatgactattttaagtataaaataagatatatggaaagagtttattatttcatacagttaataattAAAACACAACTATAAAAGagatacacaaaactagattatataagaaagttttaaaatattattgaaaatgttaaataatactttacaaaaccaataaaaatgttattgatgatatttccatattgcttcttgattggtgtcctcacttgcaatattcttcgcTTTTATCcaagcctcattggctgtgtgatttatccttaaccatcttttcactgtaggagtaggcTCTCATTCCTCTAGAGGCGGGCCAAtcagacaatagtcattgtgtttgatacatTAGAAACCGTCAGTTGACTTCTCTAAATATATTAGCTTCATCTTTGAAACATCCCTTTCAGTTTCTGCTGAACCTAGAGTGATTGTTGTGACCAATACTTTTAGCTCTTTGAGCACTTTCAGGAATTGTGTAATTCATTCACAATAGcttgtgggaatttggggcaCAACAGAACTGGAGTGAGTGACGGCATGTCCCCCTCTGTTGTTActgttatatgtttgtttactgaagtaacaaactcaagggaataaaaatgtagtatttcatccaaagtataatgagttttatgaaacaaacaaataaataaataaaacaagcatAATTCTGTCTAATTCCTTATCCCTATGGACGGAATGAGCGTTATTACTATGGGCACCCCTCACCTTAgcgagaaccctgattacaagtgccattttaacaactggtcCGATGAAACCTATTTACTTGGGGTGAACCTGCTGGTGTTTAAAATACAGGTgagagagcttccagcatcacagcaacacccaaggTACCACTATACAGCAAACTGATAGCCACAGGTACACAGTTGCTAACATAACAGACTCACGCTTAGTAATGACGGTAGGGATAGCACTGGACTGGACAgtctttccttctgctgtgcacagggtcactgcggCACAGCCGACTTGACAGTACCTAACTAGATACCACCTTGTGTATATCCAACCCAGCTGAATTTAGAGAatactcaagaacagatttgatgccctGCACATTAATGACCAAAAACTGAGGAGTGGTTGGATGATATCAAGAAGATTGTACCCAAAGAAAGGAAAACgccattaaaaataaaggaaataaagaagacaCCCAAATGGATGTTGGAAgaaactctaaaacttgctcttgagcatagagtagctaaaataaCTGGGAGGAATCATTAAATAAAACAGTTGAACTGAAGATTCCTAAGGGCAGCTTGAGACAGCGAAGTATTACACTGGGATGTGCgaagacctggagttaggaacCAGAAAGGTAGAACACACTGAGCATTTTTCACACTGAACGAATGGAAGAAGCAACTCAAGCCCCAAGTTTCAGTGTTGAAGGATTCTAAGGGCTAAATATTG
Coding sequences:
- the PRDX3 gene encoding thioredoxin-dependent peroxide reductase, mitochondrial, with amino-acid sequence MAAAAGRLLRSSVARHVSAIPWGLSASTACRPTTSGRKFLTNVLCTESLQARCAFSTSSSYLAPAVTQHAPYFKGTAVVGGEFKELSLDDFRGKYLVLFFYPLDFTFVCPTEIVAFSDKANEFHDVNCEVVAVSVDSHFSHLAWINTPRKNGGLGHMNIPLLSDLTKQISRDYGVLLESPGLALRGLFIIDPNGIIKHLSVNDLPVGRSVEETLRLVKAFQFVEAHGEVCPANWTPDSPTIKPSPNASKEYFEKVNQ